DNA from Candidatus Binatus sp.:
TCCGCGAGTCCCTTTGAAAATCCGAATGGCTCGAACCACTCGCTGCCGCAGAAGTAGCCGCTCTCTTTCCAGATTTGATGCGCTTCTTCGTCGGTATCCGCGATTACGATATCGCGCAGCACGCCCACGCCCTCGCCCAGCGGCTTGCCCGATACCTCGGCGTAAACCTCGCACAGTTGATGCTCGAGGGTCGGATGCAGCGGCGGGAGGATCGCGGTGACTCCTTCCTGCGCGCACCATCTGATACTTCGCTCCGACGAGGCGAACGGCTGGAAAATCGGCGGATGCGGCTTTTGCACCGGCTTCGGCACGACCGCGACGGCGCGCACGATTCCGTTTTCGATGCCGCCGCCCCATTTCGCCGTCGCATCCAGCGTCCACGGCGTTTCGCCCGGCGGCACGCGCCAGTATTTCCCCTGGTAGCTCGAAAAATCCTCGGTCCACGCCTGCTTGATGATGCGGAAATTTTCCTCGAACGCAGCGCGATTGGCGTTGTCGATCTCGTCGTGCTGATGCGGCAGCGCGCCGTGAATCCCGTGGGTCTGCTGCGCCATGATATCGACCCATCGCCGCTGATAGCCGCGCGCAAAGCCCGCGTTGGCGCGCCCGCCGCTCATGTGATCGAGCATCGCGATGTCCTCGGCGACTCGCAGCGGATTCTGCGACGGCAATACGATCCCGAGCTGGCCCACGCGAATCCGCTTGGTCTGCATCGCGATGTACAAATCGAGCAGCACCGGGTTGTTCGAGACTTCGAAGCCCTCGACGTGAAAATGATGCTCGGTGAAGCTGATTGAATCGTAGCCGAGCTGATCGCCCAACTGGGCCTGCGCGGTAATCTCACGCAGCATCTGATCGTACAGATGTCCCTGCAATCCGACTTTTCCTTTTTCGATTTCTGACTTGCTGCCGACCGAGGGCAGGTAGAACAGTGAAATTTTCATGCACACCTCATTGCGAATTCGTCACCCGCGATGAATTTAGAACTGAGTGAGCAATCGCGGCAAGCGGATTGGAGATCAAATCCGTCACGTTTGTTTGACT
Protein-coding regions in this window:
- a CDS encoding LLM class flavin-dependent oxidoreductase: MKISLFYLPSVGSKSEIEKGKVGLQGHLYDQMLREITAQAQLGDQLGYDSISFTEHHFHVEGFEVSNNPVLLDLYIAMQTKRIRVGQLGIVLPSQNPLRVAEDIAMLDHMSGGRANAGFARGYQRRWVDIMAQQTHGIHGALPHQHDEIDNANRAAFEENFRIIKQAWTEDFSSYQGKYWRVPPGETPWTLDATAKWGGGIENGIVRAVAVVPKPVQKPHPPIFQPFASSERSIRWCAQEGVTAILPPLHPTLEHQLCEVYAEVSGKPLGEGVGVLRDIVIADTDEEAHQIWKESGYFCGSEWFEPFGFSKGLADPKTGVPADIWSNGLGFVGTVDTVTRQVEHMMKRLPISWIFAWMYNGLMPHDRLMKTIELFWTKVMPRVSNIKPA